A region of Pirellulales bacterium DNA encodes the following proteins:
- a CDS encoding DUF433 domain-containing protein: MDWQDRISVDPKVLVGKPVIKGTRIAVEFLMELLAEGWSHEQILKSYPHLTEEDIQAALRYATEAVKLERVYPLPV; this comes from the coding sequence ATGGACTGGCAAGATCGAATTAGCGTTGACCCGAAAGTGCTGGTGGGCAAGCCCGTAATCAAGGGCACCAGGATCGCCGTCGAGTTCCTGATGGAGTTGCTGGCCGAAGGGTGGTCACATGAGCAAATCCTCAAGAGCTATCCGCACCTGACAGAAGAAGACATTCAGGCGGCGCTGCGCTACGCCACGGAGGCCGTGAAACTGGAACGAGTCTACCCTTTGCCTGTGTGA
- a CDS encoding DUF5615 family PIN-like protein, which translates to MAAFLADENVPQEVVDAARQAGHDLKWIKELQPGVDDDTVLRTSMAENRVLLTFDKDFGEMAFRQGKSATCGVILFRPRVHFPDYVARFVIAVLGQSVNWEGHFAVAQEGRLRVVPLP; encoded by the coding sequence ATGGCGGCGTTTCTGGCGGATGAAAACGTGCCACAGGAAGTGGTCGATGCAGCGCGACAAGCGGGCCACGATTTGAAGTGGATCAAGGAGCTGCAGCCCGGTGTTGACGACGATACGGTGCTGCGAACCTCGATGGCGGAAAACCGCGTGTTGTTGACGTTCGATAAGGACTTTGGGGAGATGGCATTTCGCCAGGGAAAGTCAGCAACGTGCGGCGTGATCCTTTTTCGTCCGCGGGTCCATTTTCCCGACTATGTTGCGCGGTTCGTGATCGCGGTGTTAGGGCAGTCCGTGAACTGGGAAGGCCACTTCGCCGTCGCCCAGGAAGGTCGGTTGCGCGTTGTTCCGCTACCTTGA